The Anabrus simplex isolate iqAnaSimp1 chromosome 1, ASM4041472v1, whole genome shotgun sequence genome window below encodes:
- the LOC137498973 gene encoding uncharacterized protein has product MRESFPGTLRLHAAKRLDDATRNYKLRPPGHIRVILGPRGCGNESSYCVLVLRTTLCLQATSTACTAISAKIYPSIKSERGFDSIIAQKPQPGAEANTTTGIDPGTLGAPDQHNIEEDTFRLQRELYEDATPARMSPSGQQYLMQARQSIRMW; this is encoded by the exons atgcgggaaagtttcccgggcacgctaagattgcacgcagccaagcggcttgatgacgcgacccggaattataaattaaggccgccagggcatatcagagtcattcttggaccgagaggctgtgggaacgagtcgtcatactgcgtgttggtgctgagaacgacgctttgtcttcaagctacatcgactgcctgtactgctatttctgcaaagat ttaccccagcatcaagtcagaacgagggtttgacagcatcattgcacagaagccacaaccaggagctgaagccaacacaacaacgggcatcgatccaggaacgttgggagcacctgaccagcacaacatcgaagaggacaccttccgactacagagggagctgtacgaagacgctacaccagcaagaatgtctccaagtggtcaacagtatctgatgcaagcccggcagtctatcagaatgtggtag